A window of the Deinococcus sp. KSM4-11 genome harbors these coding sequences:
- a CDS encoding IS110 family transposase has translation MAVLGIDVGKDELYVSLRSQKGESQGKVKPFPNTAAGHRQLVAWLRTSRAVVAETQVVMESTSVYWETIAMYLHEAGYVVSIVNAAQIRFFGKSLLKRGKTDVLDAELIAHYGAAMHPACWMPPETELVELRALMRGRASIVELITLEKGRHHAMEHQFQSSPVALRWIEARQAFLAQQLDEADTEIRTLIKASLRLHQHVELLSTVPGIGLLTASVLLTETMTLGQMEHADQWAAYAGLSPMPHQSGHFVGKTRISKIGNARLRRTFYLSALTASRMTTPFGDFYRRLTASGKPKKVALIALARKIIRVCFAVLKSGQAYDPGYTRALQPGA, from the coding sequence ATGGCTGTGCTTGGAATCGACGTTGGAAAGGACGAGTTATATGTCTCACTGCGGAGCCAGAAAGGAGAATCCCAGGGAAAAGTCAAACCGTTCCCGAACACCGCTGCAGGGCACCGACAGCTGGTTGCCTGGCTGAGAACGTCGCGTGCGGTGGTCGCGGAGACCCAGGTGGTCATGGAATCGACCAGCGTGTACTGGGAAACCATCGCGATGTACCTCCACGAGGCCGGATACGTTGTCAGCATCGTCAATGCCGCACAGATCAGGTTTTTTGGCAAAAGCCTGCTGAAGCGCGGCAAAACCGATGTGTTGGACGCCGAATTGATTGCACACTATGGAGCTGCGATGCATCCAGCGTGCTGGATGCCCCCAGAGACAGAATTGGTCGAATTGCGTGCTCTGATGCGAGGCCGGGCGAGTATCGTTGAGCTGATCACGCTCGAGAAAGGCCGCCACCACGCGATGGAGCATCAATTTCAGTCGAGTCCAGTGGCGCTGAGGTGGATCGAAGCCCGTCAAGCATTTCTCGCACAGCAACTTGACGAGGCGGATACTGAAATCCGGACGCTGATCAAGGCATCGCTGCGTCTACATCAACACGTCGAACTGCTGTCAACGGTTCCGGGGATTGGCCTGCTTACCGCGTCGGTCTTGTTGACCGAAACCATGACGTTAGGTCAGATGGAGCATGCGGATCAGTGGGCTGCGTACGCTGGCCTTTCACCGATGCCGCACCAGTCCGGGCACTTCGTCGGGAAGACGAGGATCTCCAAGATTGGGAATGCTCGTCTGCGACGAACATTCTATCTTTCGGCTCTGACGGCCTCGCGAATGACGACTCCATTCGGCGACTTCTACCGCCGCCTCACAGCCTCAGGGAAACCGAAAAAAGTGGCTCTCATTGCGCTGGCACGCAAAATCATCCGAGTCTGCTTCGCCGTCTTAAAATCAGGCCAAGCGTATGACCCCGGCTATACACGAGCGTTGCAACCTGGTGCTTGA
- a CDS encoding type II toxin-antitoxin system HigA family antitoxin, with translation MTIMPAPDLEALVTTWTAAVEASHGLLAGITTETQNEQALALINVLLDHVHEHPELDPLLDVVSSLVEEYETVAYPLDGVPTQDLLAFLMENRDLTSAALAEATRLEVSEIERLLAGEDTWTLTHMRTLGVYFHLRPSVFVPEVH, from the coding sequence ATGACCATCATGCCGGCCCCTGACCTTGAAGCCCTGGTCACCACGTGGACTGCCGCCGTCGAGGCCTCCCACGGCCTCCTGGCGGGTATCACCACCGAAACGCAGAATGAGCAGGCCCTCGCGTTGATCAACGTCCTGCTTGATCACGTGCACGAGCACCCCGAACTCGATCCCCTGCTCGACGTGGTCAGCTCCCTGGTCGAGGAGTACGAGACGGTGGCCTACCCACTGGACGGCGTGCCCACGCAGGATCTGCTGGCCTTCCTGATGGAGAACCGTGACCTGACGAGCGCCGCCCTCGCGGAGGCCACCCGTCTGGAGGTCAGCGAGATCGAGCGCCTGCTGGCGGGCGAGGACACGTGGACGCTCACCCACATGCGGACACTCGGGGTGTACTTCCACCTCCGTCCCAGTGTCTTCGTCCCCGAAGTGCACTGA
- a CDS encoding DUF433 domain-containing protein: MLDRIVIDSNICNGRPTVRVTRITAQTIVEFLAAGNSVDDVLDEYPTLTREDILACLAYSSRLLAHQFTLERIA; encoded by the coding sequence ATGCTGGATCGCATTGTGATCGACTCCAACATCTGCAACGGGCGGCCCACCGTGCGCGTCACGCGCATCACCGCCCAGACCATCGTGGAATTCCTCGCCGCTGGGAACTCCGTTGACGACGTGCTGGACGAGTACCCCACCCTCACCCGCGAGGACATCCTGGCGTGCCTGGCGTACTCGTCGCGGCTCCTCGCGCACCAGTTCACGCTGGAACGGATTGCTTGA
- a CDS encoding DUF5615 family PIN-like protein, with product MTSRGFLLDENLSPRLKAGFGADVLVVHARDLGENPTDLELWTDAAEHALVIVTKDADFTDRVLLQDGPPPWVVQPHCGNLRAREMRLFLEAQWPRVVALLPQHRLIQVHLDQIEAVT from the coding sequence TTGACCTCCCGCGGGTTCCTGCTGGACGAGAATCTGTCGCCCCGCCTCAAGGCGGGCTTCGGTGCAGACGTGCTGGTGGTGCACGCCCGTGACCTGGGCGAGAACCCCACCGACCTGGAGCTGTGGACGGATGCGGCCGAGCATGCCCTGGTGATCGTCACCAAGGACGCGGACTTCACCGACCGGGTGCTGCTGCAGGACGGCCCGCCGCCGTGGGTGGTGCAGCCGCACTGCGGCAACCTGCGCGCCAGAGAGATGCGGCTGTTCCTGGAGGCGCAGTGGCCCCGAGTGGTGGCCCTGCTGCCCCAGCACCGGCTGATCCAGGTGCACCTGGACCAAATCGAAGCCGTGACCTGA
- a CDS encoding TetR/AcrR family transcriptional regulator, with product MNKAGDGCVAWYHALTMTDVAARAGVSKATLYRRWTAKADVVADAVATLNPMTAPRYPGTSLRDDLLALMVQVGNCEGQPETVTATMEMARSHPDLYRTLSERSSTFVRAELSRLAGQAAAAGHAPLSVVELDVLSETVIALLAHEGGPAGGSIPRERLIRLVDHVLLVVLTGTRAAQ from the coding sequence TTGAATAAGGCAGGGGATGGTTGTGTTGCCTGGTACCACGCCCTGACCATGACCGACGTGGCAGCGCGGGCAGGGGTATCGAAAGCGACGCTGTATCGGCGGTGGACGGCGAAAGCAGATGTGGTGGCCGATGCCGTGGCCACGCTGAACCCCATGACCGCTCCTCGCTACCCCGGCACCTCGCTGCGGGACGATCTGCTCGCGTTGATGGTGCAGGTCGGCAACTGCGAGGGCCAGCCCGAGACCGTCACCGCGACGATGGAGATGGCGCGGTCGCACCCGGATCTGTACCGCACCCTGAGTGAGCGCTCCAGCACGTTCGTTCGGGCGGAGCTGAGCAGACTCGCGGGCCAGGCGGCGGCGGCGGGCCACGCGCCGCTGTCGGTGGTGGAGCTGGACGTCCTCAGTGAAACGGTCATCGCACTCCTGGCGCACGAGGGCGGACCGGCTGGGGGCTCGATCCCGCGCGAGCGGCTGATCCGGCTCGTTGACCATGTGCTGCTGGTCGTGCTGACGGGGACACGGGCCGCGCAGTAG
- a CDS encoding sodium:proton antiporter, translated as MSLLDLSALLIVVTGALAFLNNRFLKLPPSIGVTALGLALSVLLLLLVALKVPFAQTAVALVKDIQFEDFVFQGVLSFLLFAGALGVNSRALWALRGPVLTFALLSTALSTALVGLVTFGLVRLFGLDIPVVYCLLFGALISPTDPVSVLGVLKRAQVPRRIETLVAGESLFNDGVGVVAFAVIASVATAAGAHGAASAPGVALFFAQEALGGLLLGSVLGVVGWWALRHLDDFVVEVLITLGVVVSCTAVAAHLHTSAPLAAVAAGLVIGLLNDRVPATLTSHEKFEGFWELTDELLNIVLFVLLALKVVALTFNGTALILGVLAVPLLLAVRAVSVAVPVWLLGAGRFPPFTRRLMVWGGLRGAISVALAFSVPAGPERELFLVMTYVIVVFSVLVQGLTMGGLARRAAGAETSDAGTAGRTP; from the coding sequence ATGTCACTGCTCGACCTTTCCGCCCTCCTGATTGTCGTCACCGGGGCATTGGCCTTTCTCAACAACCGCTTCCTGAAGCTGCCTCCATCGATCGGTGTGACGGCATTGGGCCTCGCCCTCAGCGTGCTGCTGCTGCTCCTGGTCGCCCTGAAGGTTCCCTTCGCCCAGACTGCCGTCGCCCTCGTGAAGGACATCCAGTTCGAGGACTTCGTCTTCCAGGGCGTCCTGTCCTTCCTGCTCTTCGCCGGTGCCCTCGGCGTCAACTCACGCGCCCTGTGGGCCTTACGGGGCCCTGTGCTCACCTTCGCCCTGCTGTCCACTGCCCTCTCGACCGCCCTGGTCGGTCTGGTGACCTTCGGTCTGGTGCGCCTGTTCGGCCTCGACATCCCCGTGGTGTACTGCCTGCTGTTCGGCGCCCTGATCTCCCCCACCGATCCGGTCTCGGTGCTGGGGGTGCTCAAGCGGGCCCAGGTGCCCCGGCGCATCGAGACCCTGGTCGCCGGCGAGTCCCTCTTCAACGACGGCGTCGGCGTCGTCGCCTTCGCCGTCATCGCCAGCGTGGCCACAGCGGCGGGCGCCCACGGCGCCGCCAGTGCCCCTGGCGTCGCGCTGTTCTTCGCGCAGGAGGCCCTGGGCGGCCTGCTGCTCGGCAGCGTCCTGGGCGTGGTCGGCTGGTGGGCCTTGCGGCACCTGGACGACTTCGTGGTGGAGGTGCTGATCACCCTGGGCGTCGTCGTCTCGTGCACCGCTGTCGCGGCGCACCTGCACACGTCGGCGCCGCTTGCGGCGGTGGCCGCCGGCCTGGTGATCGGCCTGCTCAATGACCGCGTGCCGGCCACCCTGACCTCGCACGAGAAGTTCGAGGGCTTCTGGGAGCTCACGGATGAATTGCTCAACATCGTGCTGTTCGTCCTGCTGGCCCTGAAGGTGGTGGCCTTGACCTTCAACGGCACAGCGCTGATCCTGGGGGTGCTGGCCGTGCCGCTCCTGCTGGCAGTCCGAGCGGTGAGCGTGGCGGTGCCGGTGTGGCTGCTCGGGGCGGGGCGGTTTCCACCCTTCACGCGGCGGCTGATGGTGTGGGGGGGCCTGCGCGGGGCGATCAGCGTGGCGCTGGCGTTCAGTGTGCCGGCGGGGCCGGAGCGGGAACTGTTCCTGGTGATGACCTACGTGATCGTGGTGTTCTCGGTACTGGTACAGGGCCTGACCATGGGCGGACTGGCGCGTCGGGCAGCGGGCGCCGAGACGTCCGACGCAGGCACAGCGGGGAGGACGCCGTGA
- a CDS encoding SulP family inorganic anion transporter → MTAIPTPPPRFDLAQYRREWFANPRKDVLAGIVVALALIPEAIAFSIIAGVDPQVGLYASFIIALVTAFIGGRPGMISAATGAMALLMVGLVKDHGLAYLFAATVLTGLLQIVFGWAKLARYLKFVPRSVMTGFVNALAILIFMAQLPQFIGANWQMYAMVAAGLAIIYLLPRVYKAIPSALVAIVALTVVSVVTGADVKTVGDMGALPTALPPFTLPQVPFTLETLAIIFPVALTLSIVGLLESLLTAQLIDERTDTTSDKNTESRGQGIANVITGFFGGMAGCAMIGQSMINVTNGGRGRLSTFVAGLGLLILILVLQPLLVQIPMAALVAVMIVVSVSTFDWSSLRTLTVFQRGESIVMLATVGVTVLTHNLSFGVLVGVVLSALMFARKVSQLSQVSHADGADGTRTYHVRGQLFFVSTHDFLHQFEFGHPAPRVVIDLQDAHFWDGSAVGALDKVMLKFMRQGVTPELVGLNEASATLIDRLGVHDKPGALDRAAGP, encoded by the coding sequence ATGACCGCTATTCCCACTCCACCCCCCCGCTTCGATCTTGCCCAGTACCGCCGGGAATGGTTCGCCAACCCCCGCAAGGACGTCCTGGCCGGCATCGTCGTCGCGCTGGCGCTGATCCCCGAAGCCATCGCCTTCTCCATCATCGCCGGCGTCGACCCGCAGGTCGGCCTCTACGCGTCATTCATCATCGCCCTCGTGACTGCCTTCATCGGCGGGCGACCCGGCATGATCAGCGCCGCGACCGGCGCCATGGCCCTGCTGATGGTCGGGCTGGTCAAGGACCACGGTCTGGCCTACCTGTTCGCGGCCACCGTGCTGACCGGGCTGCTCCAGATCGTCTTCGGCTGGGCGAAGCTGGCCCGCTACCTCAAATTCGTGCCCCGCAGCGTGATGACCGGCTTCGTCAATGCCCTGGCCATCCTGATCTTCATGGCGCAGCTCCCGCAGTTCATCGGGGCGAACTGGCAGATGTACGCCATGGTCGCGGCCGGACTGGCCATCATCTACCTGCTGCCCCGCGTCTACAAGGCCATTCCCAGCGCCCTGGTCGCCATCGTCGCCTTGACGGTCGTGTCCGTGGTCACCGGCGCCGACGTGAAGACCGTCGGGGACATGGGGGCCCTTCCCACGGCCCTGCCGCCCTTCACCCTTCCGCAGGTGCCCTTCACGCTGGAGACCCTGGCGATCATCTTCCCGGTGGCGCTCACGCTGTCCATCGTCGGCCTGCTCGAAAGCCTGCTCACCGCGCAGCTGATCGATGAGCGCACCGATACCACCAGCGACAAGAACACCGAGTCCCGTGGCCAGGGCATCGCCAACGTCATCACCGGCTTCTTCGGCGGGATGGCAGGCTGCGCCATGATCGGGCAGAGCATGATCAACGTCACCAACGGCGGGCGGGGACGGCTGTCGACCTTCGTGGCCGGCCTGGGCCTGCTGATCCTGATCCTGGTGCTGCAACCGCTGCTGGTGCAGATTCCGATGGCGGCGCTGGTCGCGGTCATGATCGTCGTGAGTGTGAGCACCTTCGACTGGAGCAGCCTGCGGACGCTGACCGTGTTCCAGAGAGGCGAGAGCATCGTGATGCTGGCGACGGTCGGCGTCACAGTGCTGACCCACAACCTGAGCTTCGGGGTGCTGGTCGGCGTGGTGCTGAGCGCCCTGATGTTCGCGCGGAAGGTCTCCCAGCTCTCGCAGGTGAGTCATGCGGACGGCGCCGACGGCACCCGCACCTACCACGTGCGGGGCCAGCTGTTCTTCGTCAGCACGCACGACTTCCTGCACCAGTTCGAGTTCGGGCATCCCGCCCCACGGGTGGTCATCGACCTGCAAGACGCACATTTCTGGGATGGCTCGGCGGTCGGGGCGCTGGACAAGGTGATGCTCAAGTTCATGCGGCAGGGCGTCACCCCGGAGCTCGTCGGTCTGAATGAAGCCTCGGCCACCCTGATCGACCGGCTGGGAGTGCACGACAAACCTGGCGCCCTGGACCGCGCCGCCGGGCCTTGA
- a CDS encoding ATP-binding protein gives MPERPVPPALAQQVQDLTERLNRALADHERLLVQQQEAEIRSRALEAFATLARDLTLEQAPLPLIGRAQDILVDLMPDAICTYYEVSRGTWWLRSHRGTFRDPALLRGLASGLPRGATINLDRPFDQRQGFYQNVYDPSTTAAVQAARIIRASAAFPVEVSGRVTGVLVVGRHDAYTWTTVDRTLLDTIVTSLSLALERAVQTRELADEREGLLAFAAFTDAVGVQTDVLALARQATEVVRTQLGTVSVAYYELEDDLWKARVWSKDITPDVAAEISAGISQEAPDFRRALLTPDGLFVNGWDAQANRVDTTEKYGAVAFFPLFVSGEACSLLVTGTQEAHDWTDRDRAVIRAVGRSLALALERASQTRQLQLQRDTLDARTASLTAANEELEAFTYSASHDLRTPIRHVTGFADLARRSLRRQQNEQVERHLDIIQQGAQRMESLIEGMLTLSRAGREGFRPVSVDLGPIVKQAREDAALEFPAHPVEWHVDATSVVWADPVLLQQVMTNLLSNAVKYSSTRESSVVRLHMQETDIEWIIAVRDNGVGFDSRYAGKLFGIFQRLHSQQTFQGTGVGLATVRRIVLKHGGRVFAHTHEEGGATFGFTLPKALAI, from the coding sequence ATGCCTGAACGTCCGGTTCCTCCTGCTCTGGCCCAGCAGGTGCAGGATCTCACCGAACGTCTCAACCGCGCCCTCGCCGACCACGAACGGCTCCTGGTGCAGCAGCAGGAAGCGGAAATCCGCAGCCGCGCCCTGGAGGCCTTCGCCACCCTGGCCCGCGACCTCACGCTGGAACAGGCCCCGCTGCCATTGATCGGCCGCGCGCAGGACATCCTGGTCGACCTGATGCCGGACGCCATCTGCACCTACTACGAAGTGTCCCGTGGGACATGGTGGCTGCGTTCCCATCGCGGCACCTTTCGCGATCCCGCCCTGCTGCGCGGTCTGGCCAGTGGGCTGCCGCGTGGCGCGACGATCAACCTCGACCGGCCCTTTGACCAGCGGCAGGGGTTCTACCAAAACGTCTACGATCCGAGCACCACGGCGGCCGTCCAGGCGGCGCGGATCATCCGTGCCAGCGCGGCCTTTCCTGTCGAGGTGAGCGGACGGGTCACGGGCGTGCTGGTGGTGGGCCGGCATGACGCGTACACCTGGACGACGGTCGACCGAACGCTGCTCGACACCATCGTCACGAGCCTGAGTCTGGCCCTGGAACGCGCCGTCCAGACCCGAGAACTGGCAGACGAGCGTGAGGGCCTGCTGGCCTTTGCCGCGTTTACAGACGCCGTGGGGGTTCAGACCGACGTGCTGGCGCTGGCGCGTCAGGCCACTGAGGTGGTCAGAACCCAACTGGGAACCGTCAGTGTCGCCTACTACGAACTCGAGGATGACCTGTGGAAGGCGCGGGTCTGGTCGAAGGACATCACCCCGGACGTGGCCGCCGAGATCAGCGCGGGGATATCCCAGGAGGCCCCCGATTTTCGGCGGGCGCTGCTCACCCCGGATGGGCTGTTCGTGAACGGCTGGGATGCCCAGGCGAATCGAGTCGACACCACGGAGAAATATGGTGCGGTGGCCTTTTTTCCACTGTTCGTCTCTGGGGAGGCCTGCAGTCTCCTGGTCACGGGCACCCAGGAAGCACATGACTGGACAGACCGTGACCGGGCAGTCATTCGGGCGGTCGGCCGCAGCCTGGCGCTGGCCCTCGAACGCGCTTCACAGACCCGGCAGCTGCAGCTGCAGCGCGACACCCTGGACGCCCGCACGGCGTCCCTGACTGCGGCGAACGAGGAGCTGGAGGCCTTCACGTACTCGGCGTCCCACGACCTGCGCACGCCCATCCGGCACGTCACGGGCTTCGCCGACCTGGCCCGGCGGTCTCTTAGGCGCCAGCAGAACGAGCAGGTGGAGCGGCATCTGGACATCATCCAGCAGGGGGCGCAGCGCATGGAGAGCTTGATCGAGGGCATGCTCACCCTGTCCCGCGCAGGCCGGGAGGGCTTCCGGCCTGTTTCTGTCGACCTGGGGCCGATTGTGAAGCAGGCGCGGGAGGATGCTGCGCTGGAGTTTCCCGCGCATCCGGTGGAGTGGCACGTGGACGCCACCAGCGTCGTCTGGGCCGATCCGGTGCTGCTCCAGCAGGTCATGACCAACCTGCTGAGCAACGCCGTGAAATATTCCAGCACCCGTGAATCGTCCGTGGTGCGCCTTCACATGCAGGAGACGGACATCGAATGGATCATCGCCGTGCGGGACAATGGCGTGGGCTTCGATTCCCGGTATGCCGGGAAATTGTTCGGGATCTTTCAGCGGTTGCATTCCCAACAGACGTTTCAGGGCACCGGCGTGGGTCTGGCGACCGTGCGGCGGATCGTCCTCAAGCACGGCGGACGCGTCTTCGCCCACACACATGAGGAGGGGGGCGCCACGTTCGGCTTCACGCTGCCCAAGGCGCTGGCAATCTAG